Proteins encoded together in one Vanessa cardui chromosome 19, ilVanCard2.1, whole genome shotgun sequence window:
- the LOC124537888 gene encoding transcription factor Adf-1-like, translating to MEDEKLIECVRKYEFIYNLQHPKYMDSVKKEMAWKDISEQLKQPAAACKQRWQGLRDAYRRALNKKKGKSGQAAKNIKKWKYEDEMAFVASFFVERKSLESVELTSDDEESQPNSAGTEIQNHHFNNEIDNTVDIPAAENITATEIQNEDDITASNKSSQPLLSQAKKAKTIKRSKIQPPQTASAVLMSKLLEAQNKSPRQDDELDRFFLHISDTVKKFSPYLQAIAKSKIFSLVSEMELQQLAPPNFVTASPPYAYASSPASTSSGVQASATPMPPSPELWNTNEWNNNNNQA from the exons ATGGAGGACGAAAAACTAATAGAATGTGTACGTAAATatgagtttatatataatttacaacatccgAAGTATATGGATAgtgtaaaaaaagaaatggcTTGGAAGGATATTTCGGAACAACTAAAACAACCAG ctgCAGCTTGCAAACAAAGATGGCAAGGGCTAAGGGATGCATATAGACGagcattaaataagaaaaaaggcAAAAGTGGACAAGCAGCGAAAAACATTAAGAAATGGAAGTATGAAGATGAAATGGCTTTTGTTGCTTCGTTCTTTGTCGAAAGAAAATCTTTAGAATCCGTTGAGCTGACAAGTGACGATGAAGAGTCACAGCCGAATAGCGCAGGAACTGAAATTCAGAACCATCACTTCAACAATGAGATCGATAATACTGTTGATATTCCTGCTGCAGAAAATATTACAGCCACCGAAATTCAGAACGAAGATGACATTACTGCCAGTAACAAATCCTCACAACCACTACTCAGTCAAGCAAAAAAGGCCAAGACAATAAAGAGAAGTAAAATCCAGCCACCACAAACAGCATCTGCTGTATTGATGTCGAAATTGTTAGAAGCGCAAAATAAATCTCCACGGCAAGACGATGAATTAGACCGATTTTTTTTGCACATATCAGATACAGTAAAGAAGTTTTCTCCTTACTTACAAGCCATCGCAAAAAGCAAAATATTCAGTTTAGTTTCCGAAATGGAATTACAGCAGCTCGCACCACCTAACTTTGTTACAGCTTCACCACCGTATGCCTATGCTTCATCTCCAGCATCGACTTCTTCGGGCGTACAAGCGAGTGCTACACCTATGCCTCCGTCTCCTGAGCTTTGGAACACTAACGagtggaataataataataatcaagcatAA
- the LOC124537887 gene encoding putative nuclease HARBI1: MATIEQLAMIAIILDEEEEECSKNTRRYWIHSSIKKRKTEGEYWTLFRHLVDDEEKFFQYFRMCTFKFNDLLKKIENDIVKKNTNFRECLLPKEKLAVCLRYLATGDSFTTIAFSYRLGISTVRRAVLEVCDAVIKNVLRESIPTPGIEQWEKNIEEFWNKWNFPNCVASIDGKHVIILAPPNSGSLYFNYKKTFSIVLMALVDANYNFIAVNVGAFGKDSDGGILSKSKMGRAIFENKFNIPSNRCLPGTNVSAPCVILGDEAFPLKNNLLRPYPSQQSINDSKKRHFNYRICRARRVVENAFGILSQKFRIYNRRMHLKPEYAEKIVLTTCILHNFIRRSETVSFTETNTPVQFNNLRHQGGNAVSTAFDIRNKFADFFQTAQGQLDWISTL; this comes from the exons atGGCGACGATTGAACAACTGGCAATGATTGCTATCATTTTGGATGAAGAGGAAGaggaatgctcaaaaaacactCGACGCTACTGGATTCACAGTTCTATAAAAAAACGCAAAACGGAAGGAGAATATTGGACATTATTCAGGCACTTAGTTGATGACGAAGAAAAGTTTTTTCAGTACTTCCGAATGTGTACATTCAAATTTAACGATTTgctgaaaaaaattgaaaatgacattgtcaaaaaaaacacaaactttAGAGAATGCCTGCTACCTAAAGAAAAGCTTGCTGTGTGTTTACG GTACTTAGCAACAGGCGATTCATTTACAACCATTGCTTTTAGTTATCGTTTGGGAATCAGTACTGTGAGACGTGCTGTGTTAGAAGTTTGTGATgctgtaataaaaaatgtactgcGAGAAAGTATCCCGACGCCTGGCATCGAACAATgggaaaaaaatatagaagaatTTTGGAATAAATGGAATTTTCCTAATTGTGTAGCTTCTATAGATGGCAAGCACGTTATTATTTTAGCACCACCAAACAGTGgttctttgtattttaattataaaaaaacattttctatcGTACTTATGGCTTTAGTTGACGCTAATTATAACTTCATAGCTGTTAACGTTGGTGCTTTCGGCAAAGATAGTGATGGGGGTattttgtcaaaatcaaaaatggGCAGAGCtatattcgaaaataaatttaatatcccCAGTAATAGATGTTTGCCGGGGACTAATGTCAGTGCACCATGTGTAATATTAGGAGATGAAGCTTTCCCCTTAAAAAACAATCTTCTAAGACCTTATCCCTCACAACAGTCCATAAACGATAGCAAGAAACGCCATTTTAATTATCGCATTTGCCGTGCACGACGTGTTGTAGAAAATGCTTTTGGAATTTTAAGTCAaaaatttcgtatttataatagacGTATGCATTTAAAACCAGAATATGCCGAAAAAATTGTACTAACTACTTGCATATTGCATAATTTCATAAGACGCAGCGAAACTGTATCCTTTACGGAAACTAATACTCCTGTACAGTTTAACAACCTAAGACACCAAGGAGGTAATGCAGTTTCTACCGCTTTTGATATACGCAATAAATTTGCCGATTTTTTCCAAACGGCTCAAGGGCAATTAGATTGGATATCtactttgtaa